A genome region from Deinococcus detaillensis includes the following:
- a CDS encoding DUF7927 domain-containing protein, whose amino-acid sequence MRTAFQSILPLLCLWTGLASAQAQPQPVPAGTQIVNQATGNYKDLLAGDQTSQSNIVKTSISPVCSVSVLASTQALGYQPGRPLAFAFTVSNNGNDRYSFGLQGKTTPPLGAVRLYRDAAPLSIRDAGDALLTAPEQLSLNAGEAQSLLLEVDVPANASGQISGLLSAACPNGGTATTGQQTARPGAQLELSKSFSAAAVQPNGDVTVTLRAVNTGDFDAQNVIVEDLFEQSLNAGNKNFELVAGSAAPTLGYEQVAAGVRWRVPLLARQQALSFSFRLRALPGAKVGQQINQAAAQGQDAQGNALPTAQAQATIAVRPPPQIALGPAKNAQAAPGGEGSASDRQSQSDILQNQEVCFEHELQNLGPDTDNLSVAAQAGAPNAVFRTLGGAAQVFPVTLAPNQTAAFLACYRAAGNQPFEARLTATSTAQAQSNSTIDAVVSFVVPGVALGPVNAPEAPELSETDTQSQPLALVGKPNCFQQTLKNTGTNPDSYTISASQVQGAATTEIKAEQPLNLAPGASVTFTVCFTPLQPGTLEVLLTATSKYGPTNLTRDRVLNVVLPQIALGPIGNPQANPGGEGSADDLQVRDNGLLNQRLCFSQTVSNLAAVPDQLSIGGVIDLGTAELTLENLDGSPLVQPVALTSAGQSGDHLDFRVCVTPSASASGAAALQLTLKATSALGAASNATRDQVLSLYSGLPRLTKVVDQASGTPVAQGQRLTYSLKSENPFPFALAQITVQDTLSDYLDPATLEISDGGRLEGKTVIWTLDHLDPQSARTLTVSAKVKQDAPDGVLVVNRFVFSSREVQTPTPSNEVESLIWSATLTLDKRSDSAQVDIGGELGWTLHIHNTSKSAVLIDLMLNDTLPTGLSFVPGSAKLDGEILTDPVIQGQLLHFNLPTPIKANATVTLTFRTRVGVDSPEIIINSAQVEGKGQDTLTAALTAVASNVARSQVVRINPRVFAPRGELLGRVYLDLNADAAFTFGKDLPLANARLILADGRSVLTDKEGRYHFQSLPEGMWGLRLDPNSVPFVPERDVNDGGLLGSRNMSVFALTVADFPLEKPQGDIYAERVTTLRVGSAVLSKSMLQMSLNTFQVTLSLQTPQALSQLHILDPLPTGASMTDGASELRLDVPAGQQQWRYTFEWSGKALPTLTDPQMDWRYP is encoded by the coding sequence GTGCGAACAGCGTTTCAATCCATTCTCCCTCTACTGTGCTTGTGGACCGGGCTTGCCTCTGCCCAGGCCCAGCCGCAGCCGGTGCCTGCCGGAACACAGATCGTCAACCAGGCCACTGGCAATTACAAAGACCTGCTAGCCGGTGACCAGACCAGTCAGTCCAACATCGTCAAGACCAGCATCTCTCCGGTGTGCAGCGTTTCGGTGCTGGCAAGCACTCAGGCGCTGGGCTATCAGCCGGGCCGCCCACTGGCCTTTGCCTTCACCGTCAGCAACAACGGCAATGACCGCTACAGCTTCGGCCTTCAGGGCAAAACCACACCGCCACTGGGCGCAGTCAGGCTCTACCGCGACGCTGCGCCCCTGAGCATCAGAGACGCGGGCGACGCGTTGCTGACCGCGCCGGAGCAGCTCAGCCTGAACGCCGGTGAGGCCCAGTCGCTGCTGCTCGAAGTCGATGTGCCTGCCAATGCCAGCGGCCAGATCAGTGGCCTCCTCAGTGCTGCCTGCCCGAACGGCGGCACGGCAACCACCGGACAGCAGACCGCCCGGCCCGGCGCACAGCTGGAACTGTCCAAGAGCTTCTCCGCTGCCGCTGTGCAGCCCAACGGTGACGTGACGGTGACCCTGCGGGCTGTGAACACTGGCGACTTCGACGCCCAGAACGTGATCGTCGAAGACCTCTTCGAGCAGAGCCTCAATGCTGGAAACAAGAACTTTGAGCTGGTGGCAGGCAGCGCCGCTCCCACGCTCGGTTATGAGCAGGTCGCTGCGGGTGTGCGCTGGCGGGTCCCGCTGCTGGCACGTCAGCAGGCTCTGAGCTTCAGCTTTCGGCTGCGTGCCCTGCCCGGCGCAAAGGTGGGTCAGCAGATCAACCAGGCCGCCGCACAGGGCCAGGATGCTCAGGGCAACGCGCTGCCCACCGCGCAGGCGCAGGCCACTATCGCCGTTCGGCCACCGCCACAGATTGCGCTGGGGCCAGCCAAAAACGCCCAGGCCGCTCCCGGCGGCGAGGGCAGCGCCTCGGACCGGCAGAGCCAGAGTGACATCCTGCAAAATCAGGAGGTCTGCTTTGAGCACGAGCTGCAAAACCTCGGCCCCGACACCGACAACCTGAGCGTTGCGGCGCAGGCGGGCGCACCGAATGCCGTCTTTCGGACTCTCGGCGGCGCAGCACAGGTGTTCCCGGTGACCCTGGCTCCCAACCAGACTGCCGCTTTCCTGGCCTGCTACCGCGCCGCTGGCAATCAGCCGTTCGAGGCCCGTTTGACGGCCACCAGCACGGCCCAGGCCCAGTCCAATTCGACCATCGACGCCGTGGTGAGTTTCGTGGTGCCGGGCGTGGCCCTCGGCCCGGTCAACGCGCCGGAAGCGCCGGAACTGAGTGAGACTGACACCCAGAGCCAGCCTCTGGCCCTGGTCGGCAAGCCGAACTGCTTTCAGCAGACCCTCAAGAACACCGGCACCAACCCGGACAGCTACACCATCAGTGCCAGTCAGGTGCAGGGCGCGGCCACCACCGAGATCAAGGCTGAGCAGCCTCTGAATCTGGCTCCCGGCGCGAGCGTGACCTTCACGGTGTGCTTCACCCCGCTGCAACCCGGCACACTGGAAGTGCTGCTGACCGCCACCTCGAAATATGGCCCGACCAACCTGACTCGTGACCGCGTTCTGAATGTGGTGTTGCCACAAATCGCGCTCGGCCCCATCGGCAATCCGCAGGCCAACCCTGGCGGCGAGGGCAGCGCCGATGACCTTCAGGTGCGTGACAACGGCCTTCTCAACCAGCGGCTGTGCTTCTCCCAGACGGTCAGCAACCTGGCCGCCGTACCCGATCAGCTGAGTATCGGCGGTGTGATTGATCTGGGCACCGCTGAACTGACCCTGGAAAACCTCGACGGCAGCCCCCTGGTTCAGCCCGTCGCGCTCACCTCCGCCGGTCAGTCGGGCGACCACCTCGATTTCCGCGTCTGTGTCACGCCCAGCGCTTCGGCGAGCGGTGCGGCGGCCCTGCAACTGACGCTCAAGGCCACCTCGGCGCTGGGTGCTGCGTCCAATGCCACCCGCGATCAGGTGCTCAGCCTCTACAGTGGCCTGCCGCGCCTGACCAAAGTGGTCGATCAGGCCAGCGGCACCCCGGTGGCCCAGGGCCAGCGGCTGACCTACAGCCTCAAGTCCGAGAATCCTTTCCCCTTCGCGCTCGCTCAGATCACGGTGCAGGACACGCTCAGCGATTACCTCGACCCGGCCACACTGGAGATCTCTGACGGTGGCCGCTTGGAAGGCAAGACGGTCATCTGGACGCTTGATCACCTCGATCCTCAGAGCGCCCGCACCCTGACGGTCAGTGCCAAGGTCAAACAGGACGCCCCCGACGGCGTGCTGGTGGTCAACCGCTTTGTCTTCAGCAGCAGAGAAGTGCAGACGCCGACACCTTCCAACGAGGTCGAGAGCCTGATCTGGAGCGCAACTCTGACTCTCGATAAGCGCTCCGACAGCGCCCAGGTGGACATTGGCGGCGAACTGGGCTGGACCCTGCACATCCACAACACCTCTAAGAGCGCCGTCCTGATCGACCTGATGCTCAACGACACCCTGCCGACTGGCCTGAGCTTCGTGCCGGGGAGCGCCAAGCTCGACGGTGAGATCCTGACAGATCCGGTGATCCAGGGTCAGCTGCTGCACTTCAACTTGCCGACCCCGATCAAGGCGAACGCCACCGTGACCCTGACGTTCCGCACCCGGGTGGGTGTCGATAGCCCCGAGATCATTATCAACTCGGCCCAGGTCGAGGGCAAAGGCCAGGACACCCTGACTGCCGCCCTGACCGCTGTGGCTTCCAACGTCGCCAGGAGCCAGGTGGTCCGGATCAATCCGCGTGTCTTCGCGCCGCGCGGTGAGTTGCTGGGCCGGGTTTACCTCGACCTCAACGCAGACGCGGCCTTTACGTTCGGTAAGGATCTGCCGCTGGCCAATGCCCGCCTGATTCTGGCGGATGGCCGCAGCGTCCTGACCGACAAGGAGGGGCGCTACCACTTCCAGAGTTTGCCCGAGGGCATGTGGGGGCTGCGTCTCGATCCCAACTCGGTGCCGTTCGTGCCGGAACGTGACGTCAATGATGGAGGCCTGCTGGGCAGCCGCAACATGTCGGTCTTCGCTTTGACGGTTGCAGACTTCCCGCTCGAAAAGCCGCAGGGTGACATTTATGCCGAGCGCGTCACCACCTTGCGGGTCGGGAGCGCCGTGCTGAGCAAGTCGATGCTGCAAATGAGCCTCAACACCTTCCAGGTCACCTTAAGCTTACAAACGCCCCAGGCCCTGAGCCAGCTCCACATCCTCGATCCTCTGCCGACTGGGGCCAGCATGACGGACGGCGCGTCAGAGTTGCGTCTCGACGTGCCTGCCGGTCAGCAGCAGTGGCGCTACACCTTTGAGTGGTCCGGGAAGGCGCTGCCCACCCTGACCGATCCTCAAATGGACTGGAGATACCCATGA
- a CDS encoding beta strand repeat-containing protein: MLILLAVISGLASGMSGAANYNLRFVNPGNCPANVNGANAALNSSCRYTNVVVDNAGTPLPAASIYQRDVIVTLSKLTGGAVVAGTTTNPDAWDNDKLQLDGVGAFRPEFFTPTVTSPNTAGATAWAEFTFQFVPTGGVSTTTTPLPGTFYMTSFDTDGNTSTLREFIEFVGPSASGISSNPASADQLGAAVDGGTNYEAITDANQAAIGSGAAYKASAQFATPGIVKFAVGARQGASSCSDACERLSAYSFQVADSVVLYPSVDGSKSVKLTTDADGNGVVSPGDTLTYTVTYTNTGNAAETGFQITDALPAGVTITAAGAQTVRLNGTVTAGARNTGYTGAVGKTGLLAAGRTLPVGGTVSVSIPVTVNAVAADNTVLSNQTNSSGSYTNAAGTSLPAPAADSDNVDSTTVFPPSTAATTGFGTVPAGSVAQTQVASVDPTTVNVRRLPTLTLSKTIAAPGRVNPADQFTVQIKNGATVTASANTTGTGTTAATGITSLLSGTSYTLTEVMAAGSISSLTSYTTAASCTNSTVGGLTTLPTGAGQSFTLTPALGDVINCTLTNTAKLPSLSIGKTNNGPWVANQAGATYTLTVSNAGPGATSGVITVQDQLPVGITPRSISGFTSGTFTCTYPDELATGSPAPDQTYAVTCTSSATIASGGTATITLPVEVNPNAVGSAVNYASVGGGGDSRNAGAAPTPSATCTPTELCTSNPVTVTDVASPPVCTTPAQTTNLLTGTYSFYDSVNGQNITRNVPLIANSPNYVSRGSGAGKAYVVDMSWGWNNGTGNALSPKGTVSLLINGTVYATLTTNDGYSGYATFAALNGATIAGSEMGRTAGLGAAAANAYVTLPTSVTAISSVQVRWVLGVAPGSSSDDDGGVIIRSINACAQYPVITLLKLGRNVSASPSQPFIGSVGSIGAKPGDTVEYCVVYSNTGGAAPNFKLTDNVPAELNALVDGYATGRGVRWADGTVIAVGATAAPTGSDLTSIDTDTDKGSLTTTLGLGKGIMTLDLGTAGLAAGGKGTVCFQTKVP; encoded by the coding sequence TTGTTGATCCTGCTGGCGGTGATTTCGGGGCTGGCCTCCGGCATGTCGGGCGCGGCCAACTACAACCTCAGGTTTGTCAATCCCGGAAATTGCCCTGCCAATGTCAACGGTGCCAACGCAGCCTTGAACAGCAGTTGCCGCTACACCAACGTGGTGGTCGACAATGCAGGCACTCCGCTTCCGGCAGCGTCCATCTACCAGCGCGACGTGATCGTGACGCTGAGCAAGTTGACAGGCGGCGCGGTGGTTGCAGGTACGACCACCAATCCGGACGCCTGGGACAACGACAAGTTGCAGCTTGACGGAGTCGGAGCTTTTCGTCCGGAGTTCTTCACGCCTACTGTGACGTCTCCCAATACGGCAGGCGCTACTGCATGGGCCGAATTCACCTTCCAGTTCGTGCCTACGGGGGGTGTGAGCACCACCACCACCCCACTTCCGGGCACGTTCTACATGACCAGCTTCGACACCGACGGCAATACCTCTACGCTGCGCGAGTTCATCGAATTTGTGGGCCCGAGCGCCAGCGGTATTTCGTCCAATCCAGCGAGCGCCGATCAGCTGGGGGCCGCTGTAGACGGTGGGACCAACTACGAAGCCATTACTGACGCCAATCAGGCGGCCATCGGGAGCGGCGCGGCCTACAAGGCCAGCGCTCAGTTCGCTACACCGGGGATCGTCAAGTTCGCGGTGGGTGCGCGGCAGGGCGCATCAAGTTGCTCTGATGCCTGTGAACGCCTGAGCGCCTACAGCTTTCAGGTGGCCGACTCGGTCGTGCTCTATCCCAGCGTAGACGGCTCCAAGTCGGTCAAACTGACCACCGACGCCGACGGCAACGGGGTGGTCAGCCCCGGCGACACCCTGACCTACACCGTGACTTACACCAACACCGGCAACGCCGCCGAGACGGGTTTTCAGATTACCGACGCGCTTCCTGCGGGCGTGACCATCACAGCGGCGGGCGCTCAGACGGTGCGCCTGAACGGCACGGTCACGGCGGGCGCACGCAACACCGGCTACACCGGGGCAGTAGGCAAGACTGGCCTGCTGGCGGCGGGGCGCACCCTCCCAGTGGGCGGTACGGTCAGCGTGAGTATTCCGGTCACCGTGAATGCGGTCGCCGCTGACAACACTGTCCTGAGCAATCAGACGAACAGCAGCGGCAGCTACACCAATGCCGCTGGAACCTCGCTGCCAGCCCCGGCAGCCGACTCCGACAACGTAGATTCCACCACAGTCTTTCCGCCCAGCACGGCGGCCACCACCGGCTTTGGTACGGTTCCGGCGGGCAGCGTGGCCCAGACCCAAGTGGCCAGCGTTGATCCGACGACAGTGAACGTGCGCCGTCTGCCGACCCTCACGCTTAGCAAGACCATCGCCGCTCCTGGCCGCGTGAACCCTGCCGACCAGTTCACGGTGCAGATCAAGAACGGGGCTACCGTCACAGCCAGTGCAAATACTACCGGTACCGGCACCACAGCGGCCACCGGGATCACTTCCCTGCTGAGTGGAACCAGCTATACGCTGACCGAGGTCATGGCAGCCGGTAGCATCTCGTCCCTGACCTCCTACACCACCGCAGCCTCCTGCACCAATAGTACGGTTGGCGGCCTCACCACCCTGCCAACCGGCGCTGGTCAGAGCTTCACGCTCACACCAGCACTGGGCGACGTCATCAACTGCACCCTGACCAACACTGCGAAACTGCCTTCCCTGAGCATCGGCAAGACCAACAACGGGCCGTGGGTGGCCAATCAGGCGGGCGCGACCTACACCCTGACGGTGAGCAACGCTGGTCCCGGCGCGACGAGCGGTGTGATCACCGTGCAGGACCAGTTGCCGGTCGGCATCACGCCGCGCAGCATCAGTGGCTTCACGAGCGGCACCTTCACCTGTACCTACCCTGACGAACTGGCGACGGGTTCGCCCGCCCCAGACCAGACCTACGCAGTGACGTGTACCAGCTCAGCCACTATCGCGTCCGGCGGAACCGCAACCATCACTCTGCCGGTCGAAGTCAATCCCAACGCGGTCGGCTCTGCGGTGAACTACGCCTCGGTGGGCGGCGGCGGCGATTCGCGCAACGCTGGCGCGGCCCCGACCCCCAGTGCCACATGCACGCCCACAGAGCTGTGTACCTCGAACCCCGTTACCGTGACCGACGTCGCGTCGCCGCCGGTCTGCACGACTCCTGCTCAGACCACCAACCTGCTGACAGGGACGTACAGCTTCTATGATTCCGTCAATGGACAGAACATCACGCGGAATGTTCCGCTGATCGCCAACTCGCCCAACTATGTGAGTCGGGGTTCAGGTGCTGGAAAGGCTTATGTGGTCGACATGTCCTGGGGGTGGAACAACGGAACTGGCAACGCCCTATCACCCAAAGGCACCGTTTCCTTGCTAATCAACGGCACCGTGTACGCCACCCTGACCACCAACGACGGTTACAGCGGCTACGCCACATTTGCTGCCCTTAATGGAGCCACCATCGCGGGCAGCGAGATGGGACGGACCGCTGGGCTCGGTGCCGCTGCTGCCAACGCTTACGTGACGCTGCCCACCAGTGTGACCGCCATCTCGTCGGTGCAGGTTCGCTGGGTTCTTGGTGTGGCCCCCGGAAGCTCTTCCGACGACGACGGCGGCGTGATCATCAGGTCGATCAATGCCTGTGCTCAGTACCCGGTGATCACCCTGCTCAAGCTGGGGCGCAATGTCAGCGCATCGCCCTCTCAACCTTTCATTGGCAGCGTGGGCAGCATCGGGGCCAAACCTGGCGATACAGTGGAATACTGCGTCGTCTACAGCAACACGGGCGGCGCAGCACCCAACTTCAAACTGACCGACAACGTGCCTGCCGAATTGAACGCTTTAGTTGATGGGTACGCCACAGGCCGAGGTGTCCGCTGGGCCGACGGGACTGTCATTGCGGTGGGCGCGACTGCTGCCCCCACAGGCAGCGACCTGACTAGCATTGACACTGACACCGATAAGGGCAGCTTGACCACTACTCTTGGCCTGGGCAAAGGCATCATGACGCTTGACCTCGGCACAGCTGGATTGGCGGCTGGCGGCAAAGGTACCGTTTGCTTCCAGACCAAAGTCCCTTAA
- a CDS encoding prepilin peptidase: MNLDVYVVIVLFVLGLLIGSFSNVLIWRLPRGENVAFPPSHCPNCNHQLGPQDLVPVVSWALLGGKCRYCKAPISARYPIIELISGFGYAAIALLFPLSSFGAGVVGLCLLFTILLVASIVDFETYTIPDELTIPGTAIGLIFGAVNGAALSPLPNFEAALRGALMGAGVLVVISLLGGWVLRRFRERLYPEVPIGYQQIALALFGGVLFGGLWGSWWAALAGGAALGVISTVINVAARRVVRVPELLTLGGSLLGLAFFSARGSLSLLTGLQGGLAAAGALSLLAGAYWWLSSSNDTAEDDDSPSDPTAMGFGDVKLAAVIGAFLGFERLLVALAVAVVAGAVLGLIQRFTGGENKLKFGPYLAIGAVVALLWGAAIIEAYQGYLGL; this comes from the coding sequence GTGAATCTGGATGTGTACGTCGTCATCGTTCTGTTTGTCCTGGGCCTGCTGATCGGCTCGTTTTCCAACGTGCTGATCTGGCGCTTGCCCAGAGGCGAAAACGTGGCTTTTCCGCCGAGCCACTGCCCCAACTGCAACCACCAGCTCGGCCCGCAAGATCTGGTGCCGGTGGTGTCGTGGGCCTTGCTGGGCGGTAAGTGCCGCTACTGTAAAGCGCCGATCAGTGCCCGCTATCCCATCATCGAGCTGATCAGCGGCTTCGGTTATGCGGCCATCGCCCTGCTGTTTCCGCTCAGCAGCTTCGGCGCGGGCGTCGTCGGGCTGTGCCTGCTGTTTACCATTTTGCTGGTCGCCTCTATCGTTGACTTTGAGACCTACACCATTCCCGATGAGCTGACCATCCCCGGCACCGCCATCGGCCTGATTTTTGGCGCGGTCAACGGCGCGGCCCTCTCCCCTCTGCCCAATTTTGAAGCGGCCCTACGCGGAGCATTGATGGGCGCGGGCGTGCTGGTCGTCATCAGCTTGCTGGGCGGTTGGGTACTGCGGCGCTTTCGTGAGCGCCTGTACCCCGAGGTGCCGATTGGCTATCAGCAGATCGCGCTGGCCCTCTTTGGCGGCGTGCTGTTCGGCGGACTGTGGGGCAGTTGGTGGGCGGCTTTGGCGGGCGGCGCGGCACTGGGCGTCATTTCCACTGTCATCAATGTCGCGGCCCGGCGAGTCGTGCGCGTTCCCGAACTGCTGACGCTGGGCGGCTCACTGCTGGGTCTGGCTTTTTTCAGCGCACGTGGCAGCCTTTCGCTGCTGACGGGTCTTCAAGGTGGCCTCGCCGCTGCGGGGGCTCTCAGTCTGCTGGCGGGGGCGTACTGGTGGCTGAGCAGTTCCAACGACACCGCCGAGGACGACGACAGCCCCAGCGACCCCACCGCGATGGGCTTTGGGGACGTGAAGCTGGCCGCCGTCATCGGGGCATTTCTGGGTTTCGAGCGCTTGCTGGTGGCCCTGGCAGTGGCGGTGGTGGCGGGCGCGGTGCTGGGCTTGATCCAGCGCTTTACCGGTGGCGAAAACAAACTCAAATTCGGGCCGTATTTGGCGATAGGCGCGGTGGTGGCCTTGCTGTGGGGCGCGGCGATTATTGAGGCTTATCAGGGGTATTTGGGGCTGTAG
- a CDS encoding serine hydrolase, translating to MNKLLLTALLGITFGSSTLAQTTTAQTTAQTAAPATSTAALTPQAALTRLAAADKVEAGWFTPDFASALPQVAGGFRSFKEQYGAFQSVDDLGSNRYRLRYVGGTVTVETQLNAAGQFTSLFLRGQQANTAPTSAAPAQPALATPTAPPTSAAPTSNAATTVQAALTRLLSAKTLSPEWFSADFLKQVPVTQLSPILASASSGLGTFQSVEAGKDGGFTAKFTDGTLPIKGASVDAQGRFTGLLLGAGTPNQKPNLAESISAFGKLAGQNSVVVVENGKVTGSLNPDQKLAVGSAFKLGIMAELLAQMKTGQHQWSEVTTVQAQDKALPSGFLQTWPDNAPLTLQSLATLMISQSDNTATNVLLRLVGRGGVAKRLGQAALPNTREFFALKNPANKALLDAYLSGNDAQKQAVLEQAAAAPLPSVSLFAADAITSPQVEWFVPVTTLCGLMNEVAALPLMQVEAGVADPSLFKTVSYKGGSEGGVLNLTTQVTTQDGRTVCVSATSNDSKSIDQAAFAGAYSKVLQAVR from the coding sequence ATGAACAAGTTGCTTCTCACCGCCCTCCTCGGCATCACTTTTGGTTCTTCTACTTTGGCTCAGACGACCACAGCTCAGACGACCGCCCAAACTGCTGCGCCAGCGACCAGCACCGCCGCTCTCACACCGCAGGCCGCACTGACCCGCTTGGCAGCGGCGGACAAAGTGGAAGCTGGTTGGTTTACGCCTGATTTTGCCAGCGCTCTGCCGCAAGTGGCGGGCGGCTTTCGGAGCTTTAAAGAGCAGTACGGCGCGTTCCAGAGCGTGGACGACCTCGGTAGTAATCGCTACCGCCTGCGCTACGTGGGCGGCACAGTCACGGTGGAGACCCAGCTCAACGCGGCAGGCCAATTCACCAGCTTGTTTTTGCGGGGACAGCAGGCCAACACCGCGCCCACTTCAGCTGCCCCCGCTCAGCCCGCGCTTGCAACCCCCACGGCCCCGCCCACTTCAGCCGCTCCGACTTCAAACGCGGCAACCACTGTGCAAGCCGCCCTCACGCGCCTTTTGTCAGCCAAAACGCTCAGCCCCGAGTGGTTTTCTGCTGACTTCCTCAAGCAGGTGCCGGTGACGCAGCTCTCCCCCATTTTGGCGAGTGCCAGCAGCGGCCTCGGCACCTTTCAAAGTGTGGAAGCGGGCAAGGACGGTGGGTTCACTGCCAAATTCACTGACGGGACTTTACCGATCAAGGGAGCGAGTGTGGACGCGCAGGGCCGCTTCACTGGACTTCTGCTCGGCGCGGGCACACCCAACCAAAAACCGAACTTGGCTGAGTCCATAAGCGCTTTTGGCAAACTGGCCGGGCAAAACAGCGTGGTGGTCGTCGAAAACGGCAAGGTGACGGGCAGCCTCAATCCAGATCAAAAACTGGCGGTTGGCTCGGCCTTCAAACTGGGCATCATGGCCGAGTTGCTGGCCCAGATGAAAACGGGGCAGCACCAGTGGTCGGAAGTCACTACGGTGCAGGCACAGGATAAAGCCTTGCCCAGCGGCTTCTTGCAGACGTGGCCCGACAACGCCCCGCTGACCTTGCAGAGTTTGGCGACGCTGATGATCTCACAGAGTGACAACACCGCCACCAACGTGCTGCTGCGTTTGGTGGGGCGCGGCGGCGTGGCCAAGCGGCTTGGACAAGCAGCCTTGCCCAACACCCGCGAATTTTTCGCCCTCAAGAATCCGGCCAACAAAGCGCTCTTGGACGCCTACCTCAGTGGCAACGACGCCCAGAAGCAAGCGGTGCTGGAGCAAGCCGCCGCCGCGCCGCTGCCGAGCGTGAGTTTGTTTGCCGCAGACGCCATCACCTCGCCGCAAGTGGAATGGTTTGTGCCGGTCACGACGCTGTGCGGCCTCATGAACGAAGTCGCTGCCCTGCCGCTGATGCAAGTTGAAGCGGGCGTGGCCGATCCCAGCTTGTTTAAGACGGTCAGTTACAAAGGCGGCAGCGAAGGCGGCGTGCTGAACTTGACCACGCAGGTGACGACGCAAGACGGGCGCACGGTTTGCGTGAGCGCCACCAGCAACGACAGCAAGTCGATTGACCAAGCCGCCTTTGCAGGGGCGTACAGCAAGGTGCTGCAAGCGGTGCGGTAA
- a CDS encoding malate dehydrogenase, which yields MKEPVRVAVTGAAGQIGYSLLFRIAAGDMLGQDQPIILQLLEVTPALKALSGVVMELNDGAFPLLHGIVTSDDPMVAFKDADYALLVGAMPRKAGMERGDLLSANGGIFKPQGEALSEVASRGVKVLVVGNPANTNALIAQQNAPKLDAGQFTAMVRLDHNRAISQLAAKTDSLVSDVKNLTIWGNHSSTQYPDLSQATVGGKKALDLVDQQWYEEEYIPTVAKRGAAIIEARGASSAASAASAAIDHMHDWALGTKDGEWVSMGIPSDGSYGIPKGLIYGFPVTVKGGKYAIVQDLPVSDFSRAKMDATAKELEEERDAVRDLGLVK from the coding sequence ATGAAAGAACCTGTACGTGTGGCCGTCACCGGCGCAGCTGGACAAATCGGCTACAGCTTGCTGTTCCGCATCGCGGCGGGCGACATGCTCGGCCAAGATCAGCCGATCATTTTGCAACTCCTCGAAGTCACGCCCGCCCTCAAAGCGCTCAGCGGCGTCGTGATGGAACTCAACGACGGCGCGTTTCCTTTGCTGCACGGCATTGTCACCAGCGACGACCCGATGGTGGCCTTCAAAGACGCCGACTACGCGCTGTTGGTCGGCGCAATGCCGCGTAAGGCCGGTATGGAGCGCGGGGACTTGCTGTCGGCCAACGGCGGCATCTTCAAGCCGCAGGGCGAAGCGCTCAGCGAAGTGGCCAGCCGGGGCGTGAAAGTCTTGGTGGTCGGCAATCCCGCCAACACCAACGCCCTGATCGCCCAGCAAAACGCCCCCAAACTGGACGCCGGGCAGTTCACGGCGATGGTCAGACTCGATCACAACCGCGCCATTTCGCAGCTCGCCGCCAAAACGGATTCGCTGGTCAGCGACGTCAAGAACCTGACCATCTGGGGCAATCACAGCTCCACCCAGTACCCTGATTTGTCGCAGGCCACCGTCGGCGGCAAGAAGGCGCTGGACTTGGTCGATCAGCAGTGGTACGAAGAAGAGTACATCCCCACGGTGGCCAAGCGCGGAGCCGCCATCATCGAGGCGCGGGGAGCCAGCAGCGCGGCGAGTGCGGCGAGCGCGGCCATCGACCACATGCACGACTGGGCGCTGGGAACCAAAGACGGCGAGTGGGTCAGCATGGGTATTCCTTCGGACGGCAGTTACGGCATTCCCAAGGGCCTGATCTACGGCTTTCCGGTCACCGTCAAAGGCGGCAAATACGCCATCGTGCAGGACTTGCCTGTCAGCGACTTCAGCCGCGCCAAAATGGACGCCACTGCCAAGGAACTGGAAGAAGAGCGGGACGCCGTGCGGGATCTGGGCTTAGTCAAGTAA